The following DNA comes from Sorex araneus isolate mSorAra2 chromosome 5, mSorAra2.pri, whole genome shotgun sequence.
CTCCGCCCATGCCTCCTGTCCGCTTGCAGGTGATGGACAGCTACTACGCGCGCATCGCGGCCCCTGGCTCCAGCGGAGCCGCCTTCCTGGCCGTGTGCCGGGGGAAGGTAAGGTCACGCAGGGGCGCGGGTGGGACCTGAGGGGCGCCAGGTGGGGTGCGACTCCAACGCTGCCACTGCCTCCCAGGCCAGCGAGGGGTTGGACTTCGCGGACAGTAACGGCCGGGGTGTGGTCATCACTGGGCTCCCCTACCCACCGCGCAAGGACCCCCGAGTGGTCCTCAAGATGCAGTTCCTGGATGAGATGAGGGGACAGAGTGGGGCAGGCCAGGTGAGGGGCTGCCCGGGGGCAGGGCCTCGGGCCTGGCTGGGATAGacgcgggtgggggcggggccgcccgGCCTGACCCCCCAGCCGGACCCGCACGCAGTTCCTCTCTGGGCATGAGTGGTACCGGCTGCAGGCGTCCAGGGCCGTGAACCAAGCCATTGGGCGGGTGATCCGCCACCGCCACGACTACGGAGCCGTGTTCCTCTGCGACCACAGGTGAGCTGCCCCCGGGTGGGGTGggacgcggggcggggggcgtggcccgCTGGCGTGAGGCTGACGCTGCAGGCCCCCAGGTTCGCCCACCCTGACGCCAGAGCCCAGCTGCCCTCCTGGGTGCGCCCCCACGTCAGGGTGTACACGAACTTTGGCCACGTGGTCCGCGACGTGGCCCAGTTTTTCCGTGTGGCTCAGAAAACGGTGAGTGCAGAGCAGGTTGCcctggggagggccaggggcCCCGGGACGCCCACCCAGCCGTGTCACCGTGCAGATGCCTGTGCCCGTCCCCCGGGCTGTGTCCCCGGGTCTCGCTGCCGGAGAGGGTGTCGTGCCTCCTGCGCCAGCCAGCCCTCTGCCCACAAGGCAGGCCCGCAGTCTGGACCTGCACGTACCCAGCCTGCAGCGCGGAGACGCAGGTACTGGGCAGGGGTCCACGGGGGCGGGGCCACAGTagggcggggcccggcgggggtggggccacagcgggggcggggccgggggccgggacaTGCGGGCTCTGCTGTAGTGCCATCAGGACACTGCCCTGCAGGGTCCCCGCGCTCCAGGGACGTGGTGGGCAGCCTGTGTGTGGAGTACGTGCAGGAGATGGGCCGAGTTCCGAAGAGGCCCCAGGGGCTGCTGGCCGCCCTGGAGCGGAGCGAGCAGCAGGCCGGGGAGGTGCCTTGCGGAGAGGAGGAGGTGAGGCTGGGCCGGGGGCTGAGCGGGTGGAGCACCGCGGCCCCCAACACCCCTCACCTGCCCGGCGTGCGCCTGCCCGGCCTCTGCCCAGAGCCGGTGTCCCGGTGCCCTGGCGCCCTGCCAGCTGCAGGCCGGCATCGagaccccagccccactccctcTCCAGCACCAGGAGAGACCGGCAGGCCCCACAGCCACGAGGAGAGGCGGGAGGAAGAGGATCAGGCTGGTCAGCCGCCCGGTATGGAGCCCCTCCCGCCCGGGCACCTGGGGAGGCAGGACGCCCCGACCCACAGGACACCGCCTccgcccctggccctggcccgccTGCGTTTCTTCTCAGCACTTCACGCTGGAGCACGTTGGCCCCCACTGAAGGCGCCGGCACGCCTGCCGCCGGGCGTCCCCTCCGGGCAGCCTGGGTGTACTCCCCACGCTTCTCAGGAGCGCCAGGAAGCAGCCGGCGTGAGCCGCGCTGACGACCTCCCACCTCCTGGTGCTGTCGTGGGCACGGGACAGGAGTCACCAGGGCGGGGGTGTCCCCAGCCAGGGCCAGCCCCTGTGTGCCCCACTGCCCAGTCACGCTGACGGTGGCTGGACTGCCCAGCAGGAGGGCCCGGCGGACCAAACGCAGACGGACAAGGCCAAGCTGTTCATGGTGGCCGTGAAGCAGGCGCTGAGCCCGGCGGCCTTCCAGGCCTTCGCACACGCCCTGCGGGACTACAAGGCCTCCGACGACTTCCAGGCTCTGGGCGCCCGCCTCCGCCCACTTTTTGGCGAGGACCCCAAGAAGTACTGCCTGTTCCAAGGTGCTGTGCCGCAGGGTGGGTGGGAGCCTGGTGCAGGCAGGACGCAGAGACCCCCACGCTGAACCTCCCCACAGGCTTCTACCAGTTTGTGCGTCCCCACCATAAGCAGCGCTTCGAGGAGCTGTGCCTGCAGCTGACGGGCCAAGGCTGCCTGCCCAGGCCCGCGGCCAGCGGTGAGCCTGACCCCTGCCTCCTGTCCCTCGGTGCATGGCGGGCACTGTCCTCTCCCTGGGAACCAGTTGGTgtcctgtgtccccaggttcttcAGGAAAGAAGGAGTTGCAGCCCAAGCTGACAGCATCCCAGGGCACGGCCAGGCAGCTGAACCCTGGAGAGCACCTGAACCAGGGTGGGCCGCACCTGACCACTGGGGCCGCCCCTGCAGGTGAGCAGAGCCCCCGGGCTGGAGCTGACGGGACTGGACTCTGCAAGCAGGACCCTCAGGAAGGTCCTGATGGCTGCTCCCCACAGaagccccggggctggagccctCGAGTGCGACTTCCGAGGGCCAGTACCTGGAGCGAGtgcacagggccctggggcctgggggccggGACCAGCTGCAGGCTGTGCTCGTCTCCTACCGGCAGGACGGTGACCTGGGGAAGGCGCTGGCTGTGGTGGCTGACCTCACCACGGAGAGGCCTGAGGACTTCCCCCTGCTGCAAGGTGAGTGGGCGGTCAGGTcctgggatgggggcaggggctcGGAACTGAgtgtgccccgcccccaggcttCGGCGCCTTCCTGCGGCCAGAGCACCGGCTGCAGTTCCTGCAGACCTGCTGCGACCTGACCGGCCTGCCCGCGTGCCCCGAGGAGCTGCCCGGATCCCGCCCGGGGAGCCCCGACCCAGACCCCGGGACCTGCAGGCCTGGTGGGTGACCTGCTCCCTCGCCCCCAGCAGCGCCAGGCGCCCCCCACCATTCCTCTGTCTCCAGGGAAGGCCACGTGCAGAACGCCCCCGAGGGGACTGTCCGCCCTCCCTGCGGGTGCCTGCTGCCCCGGCTGCAGAGAGCAGGACGTCCTCTTCCAGTGCCCCTCCTGTGCGGCTCAGCGCTGCCGCCCCTGCTGGAGACCCCCGGCTCGGGCTGCCAGACGGTGCCCCGTCTGCGGCAGCGCAGTCCGCAGGCGCAGACTCACGCAGGTGTTCTGGCCCGAGCGCCAGGAGTGGGGTGGCTGCGCAGGCGCACCCCAAACTTAGTAGCCGGGACCCTCTGGGCCTGCTCTCAGGGTGCTGCTACAGTAACAAATAAAGCTCAGGACCAAAATCTCCAACGCCGGGAGTCtggcctgggagggagggggtagcTGGTCAGGTGCAAACTCCAGCCAGGGCCCTGGAGGCTGTGTGCAGTGCAGAGGCCAGTGTCCACCTACCCCTCAAGGGACCCAGAACACGGGTGACCGGGGTGGCTGGTCTACGGCCGAGAGGGCACCCAGGGCCTGCCACAGCAGTGCCACCGCACCACCCTGGGCCTGACCCTCAACTTGCCCAGCTTCCCCTCCCATGGTGCCTCCCACCAGCCAGTGGGCAGGAGGGGTGGTGCGACTAGCATGAGACCAGGCCTCCAGACCTTGTTCCTAGGACCCTTGGGGGCCACAAACCATGGCCCCATGTCCTGGCCATCCTGCAGGAGGCGTGCGAGTGCCCTCACCGTCCTGGGGCCACGTCCCCCGTTCTGGGCGTGCAAGGCATGCTTCCTCCTCCAGCACCAGTCCCGTCCCCACTACCCCTGTGTTTGTTCCACCCCACCCTCCTGGGCCTCACCCCCAAATTCTCCCGGGGAGGCCAAGAAGAGGCTCCATAGTTTATTTATAGTCTCTTGTAATCCCGGCTGTCAGCTGTCTGGGTGCAGTGTGGCAGGACCCTGCAGAGAACCTGGGCACGCCGCCCCCATATGCCCCCTCCCCGCACTGGGTCAGAGGGCGGGTAGAGTTGGCGCTGTGGAGGGCAGGGCAGGTCAGTCTGGGAGTCCATGAGGGCAGGGCAGTCCAAACTTCCTGGGAAATGCTCTGCTCTGGGGAGCCGGCTCTGGGAGGCTGCTCTGCACCGAGAGGCCCTAGGGAGAGGCAGTGCCAGCCCGGACTCGCCTCCCCTGCCCTGGGACCTGACCCCGCCACGCGGGCCCCGCAGGGCAGCAGGGGCGCACAGCCTGACCCTTCTTTCCTGCTGGTATCTTCCCAGGGCCAGGCCCACTGGGCAGGGGCTCCCACAGGGGACACAGCAGAGCACGTCCCCGCCTGATCCTAAGCCCTGGCAGGTGCCCTGGGGTGGAGTGACTCAGGGTGAGGGGGACCCCGGGCTGGAGCCGGCCCATCCGCCCGACTCCCCTGCACAGAAGCCCCAGGGCTCACACGTTTCCAGACACAGAAAAGTTTGTCAGAGAGAATCCAAAGCCTTTGGGACTGGGAAGAGGAACGGCCGGAGGGCAGCAGGGCTGCCTATGTGATGTCCGTCTGCCGCGGCGGCCGGCGCAGGTTTCGCACCACGCACTTCACCATCCACTCGATGCCCTCGCGCACACCCTGGCTGTGAGAAcaatgggtgtgagtgtgggccTGCTGGGCACGGCCCGTGGGGGTCAGGCACTCACCCGGTGAGGGCCGAGCAGGCCTGGGTCAGGCAGTCGCGCCGGCCGATCTTGGACGTGCAGTCGCTGAAGGCTGTCTTGAGGTCGGGGATGGACAGGCAGGTCTGCGGGCGGGCGGGGTAGGGGTGAGGAGCTGCCCGGGCCCAGGTGGTCAGTCTGATGGGCAGCCCACCCAGACCCTGTGGGCTCACCTCCACGTCCTGCTTGTTGGCCAGCACCAGGATGGGGACACCGTCCAGAGCCTCACTCGTGACCATCTTCTCTGAGGAGGGCGGAGAGTTGGCCCGCGCCCCTCTGTCCTGCCCTGGACCCAGCCTCCCGGGCGCACGGAGGAGGTGGTACCCCCCCGCCCCTCGCCGCACCCACCAAAGGCCTGCTTGGACTCCGACAGCCTCTCCTCGTCTGTGGAGTCAATGACGTAGATGACACCATGGCACTCTGCGTAGTACTAGGGAGCAGAGAACACGGCTGAGCCACTGGCACGGACGTCCCGCGCAGGCCCCAACCAGAGGGCCCTTTGGGGGCACACGGAGTGTGATGGCCCGAGTCCCTCCAGGACGTGGCTGCTGACCCAGGGCCAGCCTGGGCAGGGCCCACCGAGGGAGCCTGTGGGGCCTCCTGCTGGGGAAGGGTCGCTGATGAGCCGCAGGGCCAACAAGGTGCCACCTCCAAGCCTGGTGCTTCGCAGCCGGGCACATGCCCAGAGACCCAGAAGCCCCATCACTGAACTGCCAGTGAGAGGACAGGCAAAGGGAACAGAGCACCTCTGGCTGGGGACCCGTAGAGCCTCAACAAAGCATCACCTGACAATGCCTATCCCCAGAACTTGGGCCTGGCCCCGGTGTGTTGCTGGTTCTGCAGGGCTGCGGCTGTGGAAGCCTTGCCCGGCCTGTGCTGAGGCCCCACACCTGCACGCATACTTGCGCCCACACCTGTGCTCTCACCTGTGCCCACATCTGAGCTTACACGTGCACCCATACCTGCAGTTTACACCTACGCCCACACCTGAACTCAAACCTGCGCCAACACCTGTACTCACACCTAAGTTCATACCTGCGCCCATACCAGCACTCAGCGCTCACATCTGCACCCACACCTATGCTCATACCTGCGCCCACACCTGCGGCTCACACCTGTGCTCTCACCTACACTCTTACCTGTACCTGTATCTGGGCTCACACCTGTGCCCACCCCTGCGCTAGCACCTGAGCTCATACCTGCAACCACACCTGCGCTGGAGAATGTGGACAGAGGGGGTACAGGCCCCACATCTGTACTGCTCTAGCCGGGACAGCCTGCCCGTGACACCCCAGCAGGAAGTCAGGCTGTGTTCTTGGCAGCAGCACACAGGGCCTCTGAAAGTGCCCCCTCAGAACagaaaaacaggggccggagcgacagcacagcagggagggcgtttgtcttgcacacggcccacccggactcgatccccagcatcccatatggtcccctgagcaccaccaggggtaactcctgaatgcagagccaggagtaaccctcgagcaacactgggtgtgacccaaaaaccccaaaaaaaaaatttaaatgaacagaaaagcaCCAAGGGGCACCCTGGGGCAGACAGCGGAGCTAAGGCACGGAAAGGCCAGCCCAGCACTGAGTCAGTGGCCCCGGCTTCTCGCTCTGGGGGAACGTGGGGGGCTCACCTTGTCCCACAGAGACTGCAGCTCCTCCTGTCCCCCCAAGTCCCAGAACATGAGGCGCGCCTTCCCCACGTCCACGGTGCCGACTGTGGAGAGGGAGATGGCGGTGAGAGGCAgcggctgcccccagccccgccaggcctCATCGAAGGGTAGGGTGGCAGGAgcagggcgcccccccccccccgccgcccaccGGCCCAGGCCTCACTGTTGAGCCCCACGGTGGTGGTGATCTTGGACAGGCTCATGCCCTTGTAGCTCCTGTTGAAGCGGGTCTTGGACTGCTCCAGGAAGGTCTGCGGGGAGAGCGCGGTGCTGTGCCTGGGCCCCCTCCTCTGGGTTGAGCAGGCTGGGCGAATGCGCGGGGGCgagtgggggggcgagggggcgtcGGTGGGGGTgcgagggagcagggagggggcggggcaggaggcagggggcagaaggcagagggcagggcgcgggcagggggcggggcccggggcggggcgggcgcgcgaggggccggggggcggggcgggcgcggggcctggggcccgggggcGCGGGCCGTGGCCGCCCTACCGTCTTGCCCGCATTGTCCAGGCCCAGGATGAGGATGCAGTACTCGTCCTTCCGGAACATGTACTTGTACAGGCCGGACAGCAGCGTGTACATCCTGCCCTGCGCACACAGCAGCGtgggcgcccgccccgccgcgccccgccgcgcccccagcccccgcccgccccggcctaCCTGCGCCGGCCGCGCCgaccccgcgccgcgcccctcGGGCCGGCCCGGGCGGACGAGGCGCCCACGCACTTCCGGCGGCGCCGCGCGCGGGCGGAATTGACGCGCCGGAAGGGCCGCGGCCGCTCTAGCCGCTCCAGCCGCGCTCTATGGCGGAGgcgccgcgggccgggggcggcgggggcggcgggggccggcACCGATGGACGAGGCCAGCCTGGAGGCCGCgctgcgggcggcgggcgcgcagCTGCAGCAGGTGGAGCGCGCCCTGGGCGCCGGCCTGGACCCCGCCGAGCTGGCCGACCTGCGGCAGCTGCAGGGCGACCTCCGGGAGCTGGTGGCGCTGACCGAGGCCAGCCTGGAGTCGGTCCGCCAGAGCCGGCGGCTGGCCACGCTGGACGggccggcgggcgcggcgggcgcgagCGCCGGGGCGGGCCCCGACGGGGAGCCCGACCCCGAGGGGGAGCCCGACCCCGAGGGGGACCCCGACGCCGCGGCGGAGCCCGACCCCGAGGCGGACCCCCGGCCGGACCCCCAGGCGGAcccgggccccggccccgacCCCGCCGCCTGGGCCGGCCGCACCGTGCGCGCGCCCTTCCGCGGCGCCTGgggcccccccgagcaccacaacgCCATGGTGGTGGGCG
Coding sequences within:
- the ARFRP1 gene encoding ADP-ribosylation factor-related protein 1, yielding MYTLLSGLYKYMFRKDEYCILILGLDNAGKTTFLEQSKTRFNRSYKGMSLSKITTTVGLNIGTVDVGKARLMFWDLGGQEELQSLWDKYYAECHGVIYVIDSTDEERLSESKQAFEKMVTSEALDGVPILVLANKQDVETCLSIPDLKTAFSDCTSKIGRRDCLTQACSALTGQGVREGIEWMVKCVVRNLRRPPRQTDIT